In Brachybacterium fresconis, the genomic stretch CGACGCCGTCGATGCGGCCGGCCTCCAGCAGCTCCCGGGGCAGGCCCAGGAAGAACTGCCGCATGAGGAAGACGCTGAAGGGCTGGACCAGGAACGGCAGGATCAGCGCCGGAATGGTGTCGGCCAGCCCCAGGTTCACGATCAGCACGTACTGCGGGATGAACGTGACCAGGCCCGGGATCATCAGGCAGCCGAGCACCAGCAGGAACAGCACGCGCTTGAAGGGGAAGTGCAGGTGCGCCAGCGCGTAGCCGAACATCGAGGAGAAGAAGAGGTTCCCGACGGTCACCGCGATCGCCACCACCGCGGAGTTCTGGAAGTAGCGGCCGAAGGGGCGGTCGAAGAGCCGACGGAAGTTGTCGAGGGTCGGCTCCTCCGGGAGCCACGTGGGCGGCACGCGCAGCAGCTCGCCCTGGGTCTTCAGGCTGCCCAGGATCATCCAGACGAAGGGGGTGATCACCAGCAGCAGGAAGGCGGTCAGGACGATGTAGGTCAGGACGGGGCGGCGACGATCGATCATCACTTCTCCCTCATCAGGCGGAACTGCGCGAGGGTGACGATGCCGATGACGATGAACGTCAGATAGGCCATCGCACCGGCGACTCCGTAGTTGCCGAACCCGAACTGGTTGTACGTGTACATGGAGGCCGAGATCGTGGCGTGCAGCGGGCCGCCCTGGGTCATCACGAACGGCTCCTCGAAGAACTGCAGGTACCCGATCGAGGTGGTGACCATGACGAACAGCATCGTCGGCCGGATCGACGGCAGGGTGACGTTGAGGAATCGCTGCCAGGCGGAGGCGCCGTCGAGCGCCGCGGCCTCGTGCAGCTGCTGGTCCACGGCCTGCAGGCCCGCCAGGAAGATGACCATCGAGGTGCCGAAGTTGCGCCAGACGGCCATCACGATCAACGACAGCAGGGCGGTGCGCTCATCGCCCAGCCAGTTCGGTCCGTCGATCCCGACCCAGCCGAGCACCGTGTTGACCAGGCCGTTGTCGGGCCGCAGCAGGAACCGCCACACGACGGCGACGGCCACGATGGAGGTGACCACGGGGGTGTAGAAGCCCACGCGGAACACCCCGCGCAGCCGGGTGACGCCCCGGTCCAGGGCGAGCGCCGCGGCGAGCCCCGCGGTGATCGTCAGCGGGACGCCGATCAGGACGAACACCCCGGTGTTCACGGCGGAGCGCCGGAAGACGGGGTCCTCGAAGGCGGCGATGTAGTTGTCCAGGCCGACGAAGTCGACGGCGAAGGGCGAGCGGATGTCGCTGATGCGCATGTCGGTGAACGACATGAACATCGACTGCAGCACCGGCCACGCGATGAACACCGCGAACAGCAGCACGAAGGGCAGGGAGAGCAGCAGGCCCGCCCGGGCCTCCGCCGCGGCGCGATGGCCGCGGCGGCGAGCGGGCGCCGACGAGCTGCCCGGCCCCGGCCCCGGCGGCGACGGGGAGGCCGTGGCGGAGGCGGACGGGGTGGTCATCTCAGGCGCCGGTCCCGATGCCCTGCGCGTCGGACTGGACGGACTCCAGCGCCGCGGCGGGGTCGAGGTCCTGCTTGCAGACCTGCTCGATCTGGGCGTCGAGCTTCGCGGCGACCTGCTCCCAGGTGGCGATCGTCGGCGGGGCGAAGGCGTTGCCGAGCTGGGTGTGGAAGACCTCGAACTTCTCGTTGGAGGCGACGGCCTCGTCCTCCCAGGCGGACTGCAGCGCCGGCAGGTCGCCGACCTGCTCGAACCACGCCACCTGCACCTCGGGGCGGGAGAGGTGCTCGATGAGCTTCCAGGCCGCGTCGCGGTTCTGCGAACCCTGGAAGACGCCGATGTTGGCGCCGCCCAGGAAGCTGGCGCTGGTCTCCTTCTCCGGCATCACGAACACGCCGTACTTGTCGGCGAAGCCCTCGCCGCCGACGCTCTCGACGGCGGCCATCATCCACGGCCCGGAGATGAACATGGGCACGGCGCCGGAGACGAAGTCCTGCTCGGTCGCGCCCTCCGGCGGCGCCGGATCGGAGACCCCTTCGGTGAAGTAGGACTGGTAGTAGGCCAGCGCCTCCTCGTTCTCGGCGCTGGCGAAGGTGAACTCGTCGCCGGCCTCGGTGACGACATCTCCGCCGTTGGACCAGAACAGGGGGAGCACGGTCTGCCAGGAGCCGTCACCGCCGGGCTGCAGGGCGATGCCCCACTCCCCCTCCGGTCCGCCCTGCATGGCGCGGGCCATCTCGAACAGTCCCTCCCAGTCGGTGGGCGGCTCGGTGATGCCGACCTCCTCGGCGATGTCCTTGCGGTAGAAGACCACCCGGGTCTCGACGTACCACGGGACCCCGTAGACGGTCTCCTCGACGGTGACGGACTCGAGGGCACCGGGGAAGTAGTCGTCGGTGGCGATGTTCTCCGGGGTGGGCTCGAGCGCGTCCAGGCTGACGAACTCGGCCATCCAGGTGGAGCCGACCTGGGCCACGTCCGGTGCGGTGCCGGCGGCGATGGCGGAGGTGAACTTGTCATGGGCGGAGTCCCAGGGGATCGGGGTGACCTCGACGGTGACGTCGGGGTTGTCCTTCTCGAAGCCCTTGAGCAGCTCTGGCAGGGCCTAGCCCTCGGCGCCCATGGCCCAGACGTTCAGGGAGCCGGTGGCGGGGCCCTCGGCGATGGGCTCGGCGGAGACGGCCCCGCCGCCGCCCTCCTCCTCGGGGCGTCCGCAGGCGGCGAGGACGCCGAGCGTGCCGGCCGCGCCGAGGGACCCGGTGAAGGTGCGGCGGGAGATGCGCGAGGTGCGTGCGGTGTTCGTCATGACGACTCCTTCGTCGGTGGTGCGGTGGTGCTGGATCGGCGATGCGGTGGGAGGTTCGGCGATGCAGTGGGAGGTGGTGTCGGCGAGGTGCGGGCGATGGTCGGCGGCGAGGGGTGCGGCGCCTCAGGGCGCGACGCCGGCGGGTGGACATCCGCAGGAGCGGCGCAGCACGACGGAGGAGCCGACGGTCACGGGCCGCTGGGCCTCCTCGCCGTCGATGCGTGCCGCGAGCCGGTGGGCGGCGAGCGCCCCGAGCTCCGCGACGTCCTGCCGGACCGTGGTCAGGCCCGGCGTGAGATAGCGGGCGGTGACGGTGTCGTCCCAGCCGGTGACGGCCAGGTCCCCCGGAACATCGACCCCGGCGGCGGTGAGGCGGGCGATGATCGCCATCGCCAGCTCGTCGTTGCCGCAGACCAGGGCGTCCAGGCCGGCCAGACCTGTTCCCACGGGTCCGGCGGGACCACCGGCGCCGTCGGCACCGTCGGGCGCGGCTGTGCCACCGATCTCGTCGGACCCGTCGGACGCGGCTGCGCCGCCGACCTCGACGGCCCCGTCGACCACGCCGGTCGCTGCGGGAACGGCGGCCGCGTCGGCGCGGCCCGCGCTCAGCAGCGACTCGGCGATC encodes the following:
- a CDS encoding carbohydrate ABC transporter permease produces the protein MTTPSASATASPSPPGPGPGSSSAPARRRGHRAAAEARAGLLLSLPFVLLFAVFIAWPVLQSMFMSFTDMRISDIRSPFAVDFVGLDNYIAAFEDPVFRRSAVNTGVFVLIGVPLTITAGLAAALALDRGVTRLRGVFRVGFYTPVVTSIVAVAVVWRFLLRPDNGLVNTVLGWVGIDGPNWLGDERTALLSLIVMAVWRNFGTSMVIFLAGLQAVDQQLHEAAALDGASAWQRFLNVTLPSIRPTMLFVMVTTSIGYLQFFEEPFVMTQGGPLHATISASMYTYNQFGFGNYGVAGAMAYLTFIVIGIVTLAQFRLMREK
- a CDS encoding carbohydrate ABC transporter permease produces the protein MIDRRRPVLTYIVLTAFLLLVITPFVWMILGSLKTQGELLRVPPTWLPEEPTLDNFRRLFDRPFGRYFQNSAVVAIAVTVGNLFFSSMFGYALAHLHFPFKRVLFLLVLGCLMIPGLVTFIPQYVLIVNLGLADTIPALILPFLVQPFSVFLMRQFFLGLPRELLEAGRIDGVGEIAIFFRIYLPLAGPAFATLGILTFLGSWNNFLWPLVVSSSESTYTLPVALALISTGQNQTDYGLLLAGATLIVLPILVVFLFFQRYFIQGIATSGIK
- a CDS encoding sugar ABC transporter substrate-binding protein, whose protein sequence is MPELLKGFEKDNPDVTVEVTPIPWDSAHDKFTSAIAAGTAPDVAQVGSTWMAEFVSLDALEPTPENIATDDYFPGALESVTVEETVYGVPWYVETRVVFYRKDIAEEVGITEPPTDWEGLFEMARAMQGGPEGEWGIALQPGGDGSWQTVLPLFWSNGGDVVTEAGDEFTFASAENEEALAYYQSYFTEGVSDPAPPEGATEQDFVSGAVPMFISGPWMMAAVESVGGEGFADKYGVFVMPEKETSASFLGGANIGVFQGSQNRDAAWKLIEHLSRPEVQVAWFEQVGDLPALQSAWEDEAVASNEKFEVFHTQLGNAFAPPTIATWEQVAAKLDAQIEQVCKQDLDPAAALESVQSDAQGIGTGA